GTGGTCTTTAGGCCTGCGATTCCGGTGTTGGCTGGTGAAGTCAGCACCACTTGGCCATTGACCCAGAGGTAGAGCGTCTCAGGTCGTTGCTTTTGGACCTGTATCCAGGCGTAGGGGTGAGGGTCGACTTTGTTATGAATGACATCTTGGATGAGAGTTGGGAAGAGCAAAGGATTCGCCAACTTATTGTTATAGTTCAGACTGTTAAAGTCCTCGAAGGCCATCGCCGCACCCTCGGTGATGACATTAGCGTTCCCCGCACTCCAGAGTGAGGTGAGCTGGGTTGGCATTGTCCACTTCCAGTTAAACGACCCCTGAGGCGGATTGGCGAGGGCCTGTATCTGGGCAGCTTCGGTGTTAGGGACAGTCGTTGGCGAACTAAACGAGACCGGCAGGTAGCCTAGCTGGGCGAGGAGCTCTTGGAGTCGCAAGGTCGGTATTGGCCCACCACTCAAGGAGAAGGTCGCTCCGGTGGTGCCGAGAGCACCAGTAGGGCTGACGAGAGCGATAGGGGCGGGAGTGGTCATGGTAAAGGTCTCGGTAGGCCAGAAGTCACCGGCCGTTGGGGTAAAGGTCAGGGTGTAGGGAGTTGGTTCAGCCCATGATCCCTTCACAGGGTCAGATCCTTGGATCGTAGGCGCGATGGTCGGAAGTTTGGCTCCGAAGGCCTTCGCCACCGGCACCGAGAGGGTGATCGTAATAGTGGATTCGGGCTCGAGGTTGGTCAAATCGGGGTTGATAACCGCCTCAGGTGTCGTCCCAGAAGCCCGGAAGAAGACCATGTTAGAACTCGCCGGGAGGGTCTCCCAGGGGTCCGGAACCGCTGCGACTTGAAGGGATCCGGCCGCAGCGGAAGTTGCCCCTGGCAAAGAGACATGAGTGCTAGCTCGATCGAGTTTTACGTACTTAGTGGAGGAATGATACGAGTAGGCCACCACCGAGACGGGGTTTGAAAAGTCCGACTGCACCGCTTGACCCGACGCGGGAATCGCGACGGGATCGAGAAGTTTGGCGCGCGGAGTGGTTCCCTTAAACGTCAGGGTGGTTTGGCGGCCAGAGATCCAAGAGATCCAGGAGGGACGTCCGAGAGTGACCGATACGGTGAAGGGAACGCCGGTTGGGAGCTTGTGCGACGGAAGCACAGATGAGCCCTCGAGTTTAACCGCTATTGGCTTGCCATTGGCAATAGCACTCAGGTGTTCAATCGGCTGGGTGGCGCCCGAAGTACTGACCTCGGCTAACGACGTGTATGAAGATTCTAACGAAGCTGTAGGCCAATTTAAGGCTAACAGGACACCGATGACAATCAAGAGGCCACCCAGGGCACCGCCGACGATACCAAGAATCCGCAAACCTCCAGGACGAGTCCTCCCCGATTTCCTATGCCTGATACTCCTCGCCAATCGGCACCTCCCTCGAACACCTGATCACGGCAATATACCGTCATCGAAGACTCAAGACTTAACTGTCACAACGTCACGCAGAACGCGCTTCGTTCAACATGGAGCCCAAAAGCTACTGGAATTATTCCGTGGTTCTGCATAATTACGGTTCATCAGCGCAAAACATCCACATCGAAGTTGGCATCAACCTTGGGAGACCGTCGTCCCAACCTGGCGCCCTCAACTGAATGAGAGGGGCCTTCCAGAGCCCTCTTACAATCCAGTGCCATCACCAAGGAGGCGCTCCCAGCTCCCGAAAAGTGACGGCCTCACCATCAAGCCTTGCCCATTCACCACTCCTTAGAGGCACACCAAGCTCAGCTGAATCCGCTTGCAGTGCCACTCTCTGGCCCGCAAGGCCCGCTGCCAGCTAGTCCGACTTCCCTCATCGGCAGTCACCATCGAACCGAACCAGTTGTACAATCCCAAAACTCGACGATCCAGAACCTCACCGACGAAGCAACTTCGCTCACGACAGTCGGTGACGCACCCCACGAATGAACCAGAAAATTACAAGGTTGACTCCATCCAAGGCCCAGCTTGCCCCAACATGGCCCACCCCCTCCGCTGCGAAGCTAGCGACGACCAGCAAAGCGACGACCATCCATTGGAACGCAGCAAGCACCTGGTCTCTCTTAGCCTTTTTCATATTCAACCCGTGGCATGACAGAAGCTGTGGCGCTTGGGTCCTGACAAAATCAACAATCTCTCCCGCTGCCGGATTGACGAACGTCTTATCGGCAACCACCACGGTTGGAACCGTCTCGTATCCATTTGTGGCCGACCGCACTGCCTCGCGTCCTTCACGATCCTCCCAGATATTTACTTCATGCGCCAGTATTCCCGCTCGGCGAAGATCCCGGCGCAATTGAACGCAAAATGGGCACCCAGGCCGCCAGTACAACGTTATTTCCTTAGCCTTCGAATCAGTCATATCTCTTGGAGCGCCCTAGGGTGCACGGTCTATTCCACCGAATCCGGCTTCTCGCGCATATGGTGCGCGCCTTTGAGGACAGCTCCGGTCACCTCGCCCCGGTTGCGCAATCGTGTTCATTAGGAAGCTGGAGCCGCTACGAGCTGTGCCATCAGCGCATCGAGAGTAGTGGCCATCACGTCGGGAGACCGAAAAGCGCGAGGAAAGTTCCTACCGGACCTGTTCACCCAAGCTGTCAGTAGACCTGCAGCCGATGCTCCGGCGAGATCCCAGGGATGAGAAGCCACCATCGCGACGCGGTTTGAGGGAACTCCCAGCCGTGTGATAGCAAAGTCATAAGGCTCGTGACAAGGCTTCCATCGCTGGGTAATCTCGACCGACAAGATTTGATCTTGAGAGACGCTAAGCCCAGCGCCTGCAAAGAGATTGGTAGCAACTTGCCCGCTTCCGTTCGTGAGGGCTAGGTAGGGCGTTTGCTGCTCCTGAAGTATCCGAAGGGCTGGCACTACATCGGGGTGCGCCGGAATGCGAGCAAATTCCTGTAAGATCGCTACGGCCGCCTCGTCGTCAAG
The window above is part of the Ferrimicrobium sp. genome. Proteins encoded here:
- a CDS encoding L,D-transpeptidase: MARSIRHRKSGRTRPGGLRILGIVGGALGGLLIVIGVLLALNWPTASLESSYTSLAEVSTSGATQPIEHLSAIANGKPIAVKLEGSSVLPSHKLPTGVPFTVSVTLGRPSWISWISGRQTTLTFKGTTPRAKLLDPVAIPASGQAVQSDFSNPVSVVAYSYHSSTKYVKLDRASTHVSLPGATSAAAGSLQVAAVPDPWETLPASSNMVFFRASGTTPEAVINPDLTNLEPESTITITLSVPVAKAFGAKLPTIAPTIQGSDPVKGSWAEPTPYTLTFTPTAGDFWPTETFTMTTPAPIALVSPTGALGTTGATFSLSGGPIPTLRLQELLAQLGYLPVSFSSPTTVPNTEAAQIQALANPPQGSFNWKWTMPTQLTSLWSAGNANVITEGAAMAFEDFNSLNYNNKLANPLLFPTLIQDVIHNKVDPHPYAWIQVQKQRPETLYLWVNGQVVLTSPANTGIAGLKTTNGTFPIYLRFKENYMSGTNPNGTHYHDLVHWINYFLGSEAVHGFPRAAYGFPQSLGCVELPIPTAGVVYPQVHIGTLVTVMPS
- a CDS encoding glutaredoxin domain-containing protein, with the translated sequence MTDSKAKEITLYWRPGCPFCVQLRRDLRRAGILAHEVNIWEDREGREAVRSATNGYETVPTVVVADKTFVNPAAGEIVDFVRTQAPQLLSCHGLNMKKAKRDQVLAAFQWMVVALLVVASFAAEGVGHVGASWALDGVNLVIFWFIRGVRHRLS
- a CDS encoding haloacid dehalogenase type II, which translates into the protein MAEVTNDVPMEDGDAMLRPLAVIFDVNETLFDLRALASFFVDRGFPPYALDWWFAVLLRDGIAAGAAGRFAAFPELARDALDEVAGRLECHLDDEAAVAILQEFARIPAHPDVVPALRILQEQQTPYLALTNGSGQVATNLFAGAGLSVSQDQILSVEITQRWKPCHEPYDFAITRLGVPSNRVAMVASHPWDLAGASAAGLLTAWVNRSGRNFPRAFRSPDVMATTLDALMAQLVAAPAS